CCTCGCCTATATCGAGCATTGGTCGCTGCTGCTCGACCTGATCATTCTGGCGATGACGCTGCGCGAGATCTTTCGCTCGCAGGCCGCCTACTGAACTCCTCCTCCCGCTTCATCATCATGTCCCGGCCGCGCGCCCGCGCAGCCGGGACATGATCCTTGCCCAAAGGATTATTTTCTTGATGATGATCGTCGATCTCCTCCTCTGCGCCCTGGCGCTCGCCGGCACGGTGCCGGTCCTGGTCCTCGCCGCGCAGGTGCTGGCCTCGCTGCCCGCCCTGCGCCCGGCGCCCCTGGCGCCGCGCCGCCCCTCCCTGGCGGTGCTGGTGCCGGCCCATGACGAGGCCGGCCAGATCGCCGGCACGGTGGCTGCCTTGCGCGCCGGCCTCGGCCCCGGCGACCGCCTGGTGGTGGTGGCCGACAATTGCCGCGACGCCACCGCGGCGACCGCCCGGGAGGCCGGGGCGGAGGTGGTGGAGCGCCACGACCTCGCGCGGCGCGGCAAGGGCTACGCCCTCGATTGCGGCCATCGTCACCTCGTCCGGACCGGGCTACCCGAGACCCTGGTGGTCGTCGATGCCGATTGCGCCTTGAGCCCGGCCGGCCTCGACCGGATCGCCCGCTTGAGCGCCGCCCTCGACGGCCCGGTCCAGGCGGCCTACCGCCTCGATCCACCGCCGCAGGCCTCCTCGTCTCTGCGCCTCGCGACCTTCGCGACGGTGGTGAAGCAGATCGGCCGGCCCCTCGGCGCGAGCCGCCTCGGCTGGCCCTGCGGCATCTCCGGTACCGGCTTCGCGGTGCCGACGCGCCTCCTCGGCAGGGTCGGGCTCGCGAACGGCCACATCGCCGAGGACCTGAAGCTCGGCCTCGACCTGGCGCTGGCCGGCCATCCGCCCCGCTTCTGCCCGCAGGCCGAGGTGACGAGCGCGCTCCCCGCCGGCGCGGCGGCGCGGCGAGCGCAGCAGACCCGCTGGGAGCACGGCCACCTCTCGCTGATCGCTCCCTATGCCGGCCGGCTTCTGCGTGCCGCCCTGCGCCGGGGCGATGCCCGGCTCGCGGCGCTCGCCCTCGACCTCTGCGTGCTGCCCCTGGTCACCCTCGCGCTGGCGGAGGCCGGGCTCGCCGGTCTCGGTCTCGCCTGGTGGGCGATCGGCGGCGGGGCGGGACCGCTGCTGATCGCCAGTGCCAGCCTCGCCCTCCTCGTCCTCGCCTTCGGGCTCGCGGCCCGGCGCTGGGGCGGCGGCCTCCTGCGCTGGCACGACCTCGCCGCCCTGCCGCGCCTCGTCGCCGGCAAGGCCGGGATCCTCGGTCGGTTCGCGCTGCGGCGCCGGTCGGAATGGGTGCGGACCGAGCGGGCCGGGGAGGGGCCGTCGGTGGGGTAGGGGCCGTGCGCCGGGGCGGGAGCCCCGGCGGTTGGGAGCCCCGGCGGTTGCTTGAGACCGACCGGGTTTTTCCACGGGGGGATTTTTATAACAGCCAAGTCGTACGGTTTCCGATTGCTCGCTTCGCGATGCGGAAACCGGCTTCGCTCAGGCGCCGCACGGGCGGGTGATACGGCGTCCGGAAGGAATCTTCCGGACGCCGTATCATTCACGGGCCGCGACAGCGGAACCCGGAATGACGAAGAGGGTACGAGATCCCACCGAGGGGAAACCGGGGCAAGGTTGGGGCCGCGCTCAACCCGCCGAACTCCGCGAGGGCTCCCCCGGCATCCCCACGCCGGACAAACCCGCCGCCCGCATCCGGGCCGCGTCGAGCACCGCCGCCATCGCGGGCGCGACCGCCCGGAAGGTGGTGCCCTCCGCCACCGTGCGGCGCGCGCCCGCGCCGAGGCGGGCGCGGGCAGCGGGGTCGTCCCACAGGGCCGTGATCGCGGCGGCGAGCGCCAAACAATCCTCCGGCGGCACCAGGAGGCCGTTCTCGCCCTCGATCACGTAATCCTCGGTCCCGGCGGCCCGGGTCGCCACGACGGGCTTTCCCAGCATCATCGCCTCCAGCACCGTGACCTGGCCCGAGGTGAAGGCCGTGTTGCGCAGGGGCACGACGTTGACCCGCGCCCGCCCGCAGAGGTCGTGGCACTCGGCGATCGTGAGGCCGCTGCGCACGGTCACGTGGGGCGGCAGGTCGAGGCCGGCGACCGCGTGGGCACCGGCGACGATCACGGTGGGGAGCCCGAGGGGGGCGACCGCGGCCGCCAGGGTGGCGTAATCCCGGTTGGCCGAGCCCATGGCGAGCACGAAGGGCGCGTCGTCCTCCCGGGTCTCTCGCGGCTCGTCGTGGATCGACAGCGGCACGAACACGAACCGGTCGCGGGGCAGGTCCAGCCATTCGGCGTAGAGCCCGACCTCGCGGCGGGAATGCACCACGAACACATCCACCTCGCCCAGCAGGCCCCGAGCGAAGCGCGCCTTCCAGCCCCCCGGCGTGCGGCCGAGGTTGAAGCACCAGGCGACGAGGGGCACGTCACGCCGCCCCAGCAGGCGCTTGATCACGGCGGCCGTGACGGCGAGTTGCGGGAAGCCGGTCATCAGGCCGACCCCGCCCCGGGGCGCCGCCCGTACCAGGCGCCAGGCGGCCCAGGCATGGCGCAGGTAGTCGAACCATTCCGCCGCCCCGGTCACGGCCCGCGAGCGATCGTGGTCGTAGGGCGCCGGCGCCGTCGTGAAACGATGGGGAGCGCCGACATGGCGGGGAATCCAGTCGCCGCCCTCGTCCCGCAGGAAGGGGACCGCGAGGACCCACTGCATCGAACCGGCTGTCGTCATGGTCGATCCGAAGTCTCGCCCGGGCGCGCCCGAGGCCGCTGTCAGGCAGCTTAAGGACCGGCCGGCCGGACCGGAGCGGGACAATCCGGCGGCGCGGGCCCCGAGAAAGGCGATGGGCTCCGCCGAAAGGGGCAGGAGCGCCGCCCCGTCCGGCGAGGGCCGAGCGTCCGAAGGCATCGCTTCGCGCGCCGCCAAGTCTCGCTACCCTGCTACCCGCTATCCTGCTGCCCGCTACCCTGCAGGCGACCCCGCCGTCCTCGCTGCCGGGAGATCCACGCCGATGCCCCGTTCCGCCGCTCTCCTCGCGCTCGGCCTCACCTTCTGCCCCATTCTCGGCCTCGACCTCTTCGGCACCCCCGCCCGGGCGGAAGGGCCGTTCCGCGATCCCGTCGCGCAGCCCTTCGCCTCGACGAGCATCTGGAACACGCCGCTCGGCCGCGGAGCCACGTTCCAGCCCGGCGCCGGGCCTGAGACGGCGCTCCTGCGCAACCAGAATGCCGGCGGGCCGGCCGGCGCCTATGCGTGGATCGGCGGCCACGCCTTCGGGATCTACCGCCAGGGACCGACCGATCCGGAGCGGAGCTGGACCTATCGCGGGCGGCCGCCGACATTGCCCTGGCCGCATGGCGGCAGCCCGGGGGGAGGCCGCTTCACCTTGCGCACCCCACCGGGCATCGCCTTCCTGGGCGGCACCGACCGGCACGCGGTACTGGTCGACGCGGAGGGGCGCTACGCCTACGAGATCTGGCTCGGTGCCTTCGATCCGGCCCGCAACCTCTATTCGGCGCAGTACCTCGTGCGGACCGACCTGCGCGGCAGCGGCATTTCCGCGACGCCGGGCGCCCAGGAGGGCGTGCGCGCCTTCGGCGGCTCGCTCATCGGCGGCCTCGTGCGCCGGGCCGAGCTCGAGCGCGGCGAGATCCGCCACGCCATCGCGATGGCGGCGAGCACCAGCCAGGCGAGCCCGACCCGCATCGTCTGGCCGGCCTCCTCGACCGACGGGGGCGGCCACAACGGCCATACCGGCGTGATCCCGATGGGGGCCCTGTTCGCGATCCCGCCGCAGGTCGATCTCGGCCGCCTCGGCCTGACCACACCGGAGGGGCGGGCGCTCGCCCGGGCGTTCCAGGAGTTCGGCGGCTACATCACCGACACCGCCGCCCGCACCCTGGTGATCGCCTACCTGGAGGAGGGCTGCACCGACCGGCAGATCGACCACCTGCAATCGGACAAGGACCGGATCCTGTCCGTG
This sequence is a window from Methylobacterium sp. SyP6R. Protein-coding genes within it:
- a CDS encoding glycosyltransferase family 2 protein, which gives rise to MMIVDLLLCALALAGTVPVLVLAAQVLASLPALRPAPLAPRRPSLAVLVPAHDEAGQIAGTVAALRAGLGPGDRLVVVADNCRDATAATAREAGAEVVERHDLARRGKGYALDCGHRHLVRTGLPETLVVVDADCALSPAGLDRIARLSAALDGPVQAAYRLDPPPQASSSLRLATFATVVKQIGRPLGASRLGWPCGISGTGFAVPTRLLGRVGLANGHIAEDLKLGLDLALAGHPPRFCPQAEVTSALPAGAAARRAQQTRWEHGHLSLIAPYAGRLLRAALRRGDARLAALALDLCVLPLVTLALAEAGLAGLGLAWWAIGGGAGPLLIASASLALLVLAFGLAARRWGGGLLRWHDLAALPRLVAGKAGILGRFALRRRSEWVRTERAGEGPSVG
- a CDS encoding glycosyltransferase encodes the protein MTTAGSMQWVLAVPFLRDEGGDWIPRHVGAPHRFTTAPAPYDHDRSRAVTGAAEWFDYLRHAWAAWRLVRAAPRGGVGLMTGFPQLAVTAAVIKRLLGRRDVPLVAWCFNLGRTPGGWKARFARGLLGEVDVFVVHSRREVGLYAEWLDLPRDRFVFVPLSIHDEPRETREDDAPFVLAMGSANRDYATLAAAVAPLGLPTVIVAGAHAVAGLDLPPHVTVRSGLTIAECHDLCGRARVNVVPLRNTAFTSGQVTVLEAMMLGKPVVATRAAGTEDYVIEGENGLLVPPEDCLALAAAITALWDDPAARARLGAGARRTVAEGTTFRAVAPAMAAVLDAARMRAAGLSGVGMPGEPSRSSAG